TTCCTGTAGGAGCGAGCTTGCTCGCGAAGAGCGTTAACGATGACGCAGGCATCCTGAATGTCCGCATCGCTCTCGGGTTTTTCGCGAGCAAGCTCGCTCCTACAAGGAACGTGGCTAATCCTCTGTTTTCCTCCAGAAGGGCCGCACACCTGATGGTGTGCAGGTTCTCACCGCGTGAGATTGCGTTATGGATGGTATTTTCCTGCAGCAACTGGTCAACGGCCTGACCCTCGGGTCGGTCTATGGCCTGATCGCCATCGGCTACACAATGGTCTATGGCATCATTGGCATGATCAACTTCGCCCACGGCGAGGTTTATATGATTTCCGCTTACCTCGCGGCGATCAGTCTGGCACTGCTGGCTTACTTCGGCCTCGAATCCTTCCCGCTGCTCATTCTCGGCACCCTGATATTCACCGTCGTCGTCACCGGCGTCTACGGCTGGGTCATCGAACGTGTCGCCTACAAACCGTTGCGCAACTCCACCCGCCTGGCCCCGCTGATCAGTGCCATCGGGATCTCGTTGATCCTGCAGAACTATGCACAGATCGCCCAGGGCGCCAAGCAACAAGGCATTCCCACCCTGCTGGCCGGCGCCTGGCGCGTCGATATCGGCACCGGGTTCGTACAGTTGACCTACACCAAGGTGTTTATCCTGGTCGCGGCCTTTGCCGGCATGGCGCTGCTGACCTACATCATCAAGTACACCAAGCTGGGCCGCATGTGCCGCGCGACCCAGCAAGACCGCAAGATGGCCTCGATCCTGGGAATCAACACCGACCGCGTGATCTCCTACGTGTTTGTCATCGGTGCGGCCATGGCGGCCCTGGCCGGTGTGCTGATCACCCTGAACTACGGCACGTTCGACTTCTATGCCGGCTTTATCATCGGCATCAAGGCATTTACCGCAGCGGTACTCGGCGGCATCGGCTCCCTGCCTGGGGCGATGTTGGGCGGGATTATCCTGGGGATTTCCGAGTCGCTGTTCTCGGGGTTGATCAACTCTGACTACAAAGACGTGTTCAGTTTCTCCCTGCTGGTGGTGATTCTGATTTTCCGTCCCCAGGGCCTGCTTGGTCGCCCGCTCGTGGCGAAGGTGTAAACATGTCTGCTGCCAAATCTATCGATATCAAGAAAAGTGTGGTCGATGCGGTCCTCGCCGGGCTGATTTCCCTGATCGTGTTCGGTCCTATCGTCGGCGTGGTCCTGGACGGCTACAG
The Pseudomonas hygromyciniae genome window above contains:
- a CDS encoding ABC transporter permease subunit; amino-acid sequence: MDGIFLQQLVNGLTLGSVYGLIAIGYTMVYGIIGMINFAHGEVYMISAYLAAISLALLAYFGLESFPLLILGTLIFTVVVTGVYGWVIERVAYKPLRNSTRLAPLISAIGISLILQNYAQIAQGAKQQGIPTLLAGAWRVDIGTGFVQLTYTKVFILVAAFAGMALLTYIIKYTKLGRMCRATQQDRKMASILGINTDRVISYVFVIGAAMAALAGVLITLNYGTFDFYAGFIIGIKAFTAAVLGGIGSLPGAMLGGIILGISESLFSGLINSDYKDVFSFSLLVVILIFRPQGLLGRPLVAKV